The Ciona intestinalis chromosome 9, KH, whole genome shotgun sequence genome contains the following window.
AAATAATGCTGTTGGTTctagattttaattttaaaatttatttctttatgttatttttatttcgttaataaaaatgaaaagcaAATTGTTTGGTGGAAATATCGGCCAATACTCTGcatttagtactgtgggggaagatgggacacctttatcacataatattcaaatcctgtttttaacaattaacaataacaatggGCTATGGGAGTCCTGAGGAAATgattttatagttctttgtttacaaccgaacaggatgagaaaatagaataaaaaagtgtaccatcttcccccaacatACTAATATTATATCTTTCTTAAgaagtttaaaaagtataataCTTAGACGCCTTTCCCAGCAGAaattatactaaaatattttaaggtaTTAAAATCGGtccaaaaattgtttaaacttgtcTTCTGAATCTTCAGTGAAAAAGATTGCTTCACATAGATGAAATATTGGGTGTCCACATGCAACCAGACTCATTTGACTCTGTGATAaatttatatgaatgaatgtaacttatttactctCACAGGACAGTGGTTATAAGAGGaatgattcatacaccttgtgtttgcttacaagttatgtaactttgtgggtgattattttttagatttttgttgtgttgccgacaatttagacaacccattagtgaccattgggtagaacaattgccgttaagtgttttgcacaaggacacatatgcccacaatggtagcagtgacaagctgtgaacccattacctctaggtcAAAGACAGGCGTGTTAACCATTATTGTGCCACAGCGCCGGTAAATTATTAAGCTGTTGTAAAATACAGTGTATAAACTCACTTTAAAAGAATCTGTTAATTCTTGATATGATCCCATACCAACAGCCGCCACAATGCTCCCCATGGCACGTAGCTTCGTGTATGCTTGATTCAGATTTGCCCAGATGGTATTTCCAGTTGAATCTTGAGCaaaaaattgtcagccatataataaaaaacaagcaaaaaattCAGCAAAATTTATCACCTACAAATATACATAGTAGTAACTTGTTAgagggcatgaggtgtatgaaacagaacacccgcgctATAACAACTTTCTTGTTTTGCCACGCCaggaaaaaaattactttcattcattcgcTAACTCAACTATCCCCAGCGTTCAATAGTGTGACACCAATTAGGATAAAACAGGTTCCATTTAAactaatagtagggtggggaaagataggaggcttttagcacataatatcctgatcatgttttaaacaatattcaattgtctatgaaagtcgtgaggatacggttttaaaattttttgaatattctttgtttaataatagaatgaataggtgttACATCTTTTCCACCCGACTGTAGGCCTATATTTAAACAgtcaaatatacaaaacttttCACTCACCATTTTCACGCATTGTAATGACAATTACATCCAAATATTCAGTATTATTCAACTGTGTTGACAATTTATTTCTCAAAACAAAATCCACTGCCCGCGAAATGTAAGTTTCTGTTGAATTGTCACCGCACATAAGTGGCGCTTGTCGTAACTCATGTAGTGccttatttttgtttgaaattgcAACAACTCCAGTGTAAATCAAGTCACTCCAATCAGCATAATTTATCTAAAAGTGTTGAAtaagaaaatttacagaatacataccttttttattttaaatttgagcGTATGTTACTTTACAGTCTACATTTTTGtcaacaatatttttcttgCACAATACACTATCATTTACTTCTAAAATTGtagtttcttttaatttttaaatgagttAAATTCCAGAATACCTTACTTTTCggatttcaaatttttatagCATATTTTACTCTACAGTCTGCAATATCTGTCAAGGTTATTTTTCTTGCAACCTACACTATCACTATTATGTACTTCTAAAATTGtagtttattttagtttttaaatgagTTAAATTGCAGAAAACGTCACTGtttctgattttaaatttgagcatattttattctacaaTATCTGTCaagattattttaattttcttgcaGCATACACTATCATGTACTTAAAATTGTAATCCCCTTCCCATCTTTATTTACAAATCATGCTTACCAAAGATATATAGCAGAAATTAGGGTTCATCAAAGCTTGCTCTACAAAAGTTTTTCCCATATTAAATTGTTGAATATCTGATGAAATATTGCCTTTTGAACCGTTGTTACAAGTAAGTGTTGACGCGTCCATGATGAAAGTAATTTTCATGTTACAGTTTCCTTCATGTaagtaattattaatttacaattGTTAAACAGCTTATAACCATTAATAgcagttgcattcatttaagtcctttttataacacataaaCCCCTAAATAAGAACACCTAATTTATCtctgcaattttttaaacaagggaaattttaattgaaaagacagaatattgcgacaaaacaacagtcgttaaacacacttgcagttaaaaacacatttacattcaattggaagaaaataaaaagttccAAGGGCTATAGGTCGTAACTcgaatgaataaaacacaaaatacacTGAAGAGAACACTTTAAAATACTGATATTACTTCAATGcccaataaaatattacccTTACCTTTTTGCATTGAATTATTGTGGTTCAAATGCTCGCTGGTTAGAAATGGTGAAGTTGTTGGATTTTGAGTTAACTCTCTGGGAGAGGCATAAGTGACTAGGTTTGGCTTGTTAGTAACTTTTTCCACAACTTTGTAGGATTCAACACGAGACAAATCTAAAAAGCCAGAAAAAtagtaaagtttttatttttttctttataaaagataacttgaatgtaacatactttttccttgcatggctggaaaacgacagtcgttaaaacacgggtgttcttttcatacacctcatgccagcttacgagttaccatgtatgctacctttttgggtgattgttttattggaatatttaatgtatggctgataatgtggacaacccattagtgaccactgggttgaagcaattgtcatAAAGTGTCGTGccgaaggacacatacgcctgcAATGATaacagcgacaagccttgaacccattacctttgggttagaggccaacgtgctaaccactttgccatcGCACCAGGATTATTTTGTGAGTTAAGAGATAAGCAGAGAAAAGTTGGTACACAATTATTTGCATAAAGTTAAATTGGTCAAGACAAACGAAGTCTATTCAATACCTTGACCACACAAACCCTCATAtaacatgacgtcatcgagAGCTATATCACCAAAGTAACTCTTAATTGATGCTTCAACCACTATGAAaaagtggtcactaaatatATCAATATCGACTTTCGTCCAGTTTGCTTCTTCGTTATAGTTTAACACTGATTTGCTCCAGAGTATAGTTTCAACGTCCTAAAACGAAAATCGGAAAATTAgaaaaactatatagtagggtggggtttAGCAGGCAAAGATAAtgtgggatttttttttacgaaGCTCCATTTAATGatcaacaaaaaatgtagTAGGGTTATTCAATAGTATTCTTACTACTGCATAAAGCACAAGCAAAACTAAtcacttttattaaatatttggagatttttaaatatggaagaacatgtgcttaagtgtcccaatTCCCATTCTAATATTGTGTTcctggtttgttttaataatatattaatatatgaatATCTAGAactaaaatcatatttttgtgTACCGATATTTATAAGGAGCTTTCAGCTTACCAAATCTTCAACGAGAAGAACTTTCAAGGTCCCAGTATCATATCCTTTAATATGAACCCACATCGAAAAACATGAGCGGTTTTTGTCGTCATGCTTTATCTTCGGACTAATTAAACGAGCTCTGTCATTCACGCTGCCTTGATCAGATGCAATGTAGACGTAAGTACCATCTGAGCcaagtaaaattaaatgaaacatgCTGTATTCTTGCGTGGTGAAAAAATTGCATTGGTTAAGCATGAATGttatgtttcacacaccttgtgccagcttgaataaatgaatgaatgtaactttctttatccttgCTTTTTgagaaaacggcagtcgttaaacacaggtgctttgtttcatacacctcatgtcagctaacagttaccacgaatgtaaccgtgtgtgtgatttttttgtatggctgacaatttagacaatccattagtgaccactggggttggagcaattgctgtgtTATGACATAAAAATTATCTCActgtaggtgatttttttttgtatggctgacaatttaaacaatctatTATTAACCacttggagcaattgccgttaagtgtcacCACATAATAAATAATCTCACCCCCTGTTGTATGATCTGCAAGTGGTCCTGTTGTTATGAACCCCCCTAATAATTTGTCCCTTGTTGCACCAGAATTTAATCGCCAATCGAAATCATCTGTTTCATCTTGTTTCCAACCACATAGACTTCTTGAGTCAAAATTGCAGTTAATTTCTCCAACTCGATTTTCTGTgataactgttaaaaacaaaaactgatACATTTGAATTACTTACTGTATACAATTCTATTCTGTGTGGGTCAGGTCCCGATCctgtggcatgccatgggtcctaagatttaggccagggtttgcccattaccccaacataccCTATGTGAGTGAGGTCCCACAGCGTGGCATGCCACGGGTTCTAGGATTTAAGCCAggattggctcattacccaacaaattctatgtgggtgaggtcccacagcgtggcacgccattgGTCCTAGGATtcaggccaggattggccctaATACTGTATACAATATGCAACCGTATAggtattaaaaatatagatgataaatttaaattgttactGTAAACAATTGAATTACCTCCACATGCTGTTGGTAAGAACTGTATATCATCAATGCAAATCGCTCCATAGTTTTCAGCGTGTTTAAGTGCAACAAACGAAATCCTTTTAACTTCCggcaaaacatttatttctcCGATTTTCCAACCACCAACTGCTGAAGGCAAATTTTCCCATGCTGCTTTTCCATTCGCTGAAATAAAGaatttagtactgtggggtaagatggaataccatTAACatctaaatcctatatttcctgatcacgttttaaacaattaacaactctctAGAGGGGAAAACGATTCTATAagttgtaaatattgtttgtttattaccaattgggacgagaaaagaaagtgaaaacatgtctcatcttaccccaccctactatatattgcttCCTGTTACTTCAATGCTAAAAATTTCCTTAAAAAGTCCCTATATAAATCGTGTATAACTTCCTATGACTAAAAGCCATACTAACTCCTAACCTAAATACCTGTTTCTTGGAATTGCAGAAGAACCTGCAACGATAGAGAGGTCAAGTTCGTGTTCTCAGTTATCAAATATTGGAATTTCAGACATCGCTTGTTTTGTACTTTCACTCGTGGGCTGTAACGAAAATTTGTAGAAGATATTAATATGAAGGTAAGCGCCGTGACAAAGTTGTTAGCGCGCATACTTCTAaactagaggtaatgggttcaaggctctttgttgctaccattgtgggcgtatgtgtccttgggaaagacacttaacggcaatggctccaacccagtggtcaataatgggttgtccaaattatcagccaaaaataaaaaaaatgaaaaaaatcttataaacataatcacccacaaagtagccTAACAAACCTCGTAATATACGTAATACGATGACGTCCCGTATTCCTGGCTTCTACTGTCAAGCAGTGGTCTATTTCATCTCCATCAAATCCGATATCggattttttctttcttttccaCGCGAAACCAAAGTGATCTCTCGTTTTCCACCCGCACGTGTTTTGTTCAAACAAACAATCCAAAGGAAAAATGTCAGCGCTGAAATGTTcgtttgttaatttttgtttaaaatatgttcaatTTTGCTGAAACAATTTCTCTTACTTTCGGCTTAACCCGGCAACTTCGAAACGACTGGATTTCGGTTCCTGAAAATGCCAGAAACAAAGTTA
Protein-coding sequences here:
- the LOC108949763 gene encoding MAM and LDL-receptor class A domain-containing protein 1-like, yielding MKALHQILYVFSATSVLGACYGKNMKNNCFSMTATGGHTTLNTREQAGEGCCIYTKYFPNILACCGTYLYYLSTHRCCDGKLVSLQHPCLEPKSSRFEVAGLSRNADIFPLDCLFEQNTCGWKTRDHFGFAWKRKKKSDIGFDGDEIDHCLTVEARNTGRHRITYITSPRVKVQNKRCLKFQYLITENTNLTSLSLQVLLQFQETANGKAAWENLPSAVGGWKIGEINVLPEVKRISFVALKHAENYGAICIDDIQFLPTACGVITENRVGEINCNFDSRSLCGWKQDETDDFDWRLNSGATRDKLLGGFITTGPLADHTTGDGTYVYIASDQGSVNDRARLISPKIKHDDKNRSCFSMWVHIKGYDTGTLKVLLVEDLDVETILWSKSVLNYNEEANWTKVDIDIFSDHFFIVVEASIKSYFGDIALDDVMLYEGLCGQDLSRVESYKVVEKVTNKPNLVTYASPRELTQNPTTSPFLTSEHLNHNNSMQKGNCNMKITFIMDASTLTCNNGSKGNISSDIQQFNMGKTFVEQALMNPNFCYISLINYADWSDLIYTGVVAISNKNKALHELRQAPLMCGDNSTETYISRAVDFVLRNKLSTQLNNTEYLDVIVITMRENDSTGNTIWANLNQAYTKLRAMGSIVAAVGMGSYQELTDSFKSQMSLVACGHPIFHLCEAIFFTEDSEDKFKQFLDRF